The Candidatus Manganitrophaceae bacterium genome segment ATCGAAACCGGTGCGCATCAGCAGATGGACCGGGTGATCCTGGTTTATGTCGACCGGGCCACGCAGATCGCCCGGCTGATGCAGCGCGATCGTCTCACGCTGGAGGAAGCGGAGCGGCGAATCGATGCGCAGATGCCGCTGGATGAGAAGCGCCCCTTTGCGGATGAAGTGATCGACACCCGCGCACCGATCGAGGAAATCGAACGGGCGGTGAAAGCGCTTTATCAACGCCTGCGTGAGAGGGCGAGCTCAAAGAAGTAAAGACCCATGAATGCGCTGCTTCTGCTTCTAGTTCTTTATGATTTCAGGCGGAATGTGTAATTTTTTGGCGCGATTTTCTTGACTTCTGTCATATACGTCGATAAAATAAATTAGGTGTCTGTGGAGAAACGGATGTCAGCACGGCGGATTACAAAAGCGGTTATACCAGCGGCCGGATTGGGGACCCGATTCCTCCCGGCGACCAAGGCCTCTCCCAAAGAAATGCTCCCCTTGGTCGACAAACCACTCATTCAATATGTCGTTGAGGAAGCGGTCGCCGCCGGCATTCAGCAGATCATCATTATCACGGGGCGCGGCAAGCGCGCCATTGAAGACCACTTCGATATCTCCTTCGAGTTAGAAGAGACCCTCAGACAAAACGGAAAGATCGAGCTGATCGAGAGCCTCCGGAAGATCTCCGACATGGCCGATTTTTGTTATATCCGTCAGCGGCAGGCGCTCGGACTCGGACACGCGATCCTCTCTGCGAAGAATTTAGTCGGCGACGAATCTTTCGCCGTTCTGCTGGGGGATGATATCATCGACCATCGCACTTCCGCCCTTCAGCAGATGATCGATCTTTATCAGAAAAACCCGGCCCCTTTAATCGGCGTCCAGCGGGTCCCGAAAGCCGACGTTCGCCAATATGGCATCATCCAGGCCGACGCGGCCGTCGATGGACTTTATAAGATCAGAGATCTGATCGAAAAGCCGACCCCGAAGGAGGCCCCTTCCAATTTGGCCGTGATCGGACGCTATATCCTCACCCCGGAGATCTTCGAGCTCCTCGAAAAAACCAAACCGGGCAAAAACAATGAGATCCAATTGACCGACGCCCTCAAAGAGCTCGCCCGGATTCGCACGATCTATGGCTATATCATCGAGGGAAAACGCTTCGATGCCGGCGATAAGCTCGGCTTCCTAAAAGCGACGGTGGAAATGGGCCTGAAGAACCCCGAACTCGGCAAAGAATTCAAGAAATATCTAAAAGACCTCCCCCTTTAGCCCTTTCCCCAACCCATAAGGCAGCTTGCAGAGTCGAATCGACCTGTGTAAAATGGGTCGAGACGATCGGTTATCCTCTTATACAGATGCGGCCCACCGACCTCCATCCACATTTTCCTTCATCCGATCGAGGATGATCGTCCCGAATCATTTTGATGTAGGAGTGTTTGTGCCTTCAAAAAAATCAGAGAAACAGCGCAGTGAAGTTCCGGAGAAGCTCCCGCTTCTTCCGGTCCGGGATATTGTCATTTTTCCCCACATGGTCCTTCCCCTCTTTGTCGGTCGAGAGATTTCCATCAAGGCCATTGAAGCGGCGCTGGCCGGGAACCGGATGGTTCTCCTGGCGGCCCAGAAATCGTCGGAGGTGGAAGCGCCGAAGCCCGAGGATATTTATCAGGTCGGGACCGCCGGAACGATCATGCGGATGCTTCGGCTCCCCGATGGGCGGGTGAAGATTCTGGTGCAGGGGGTGGCCAAAGCACGGGTCCGGTCCTTCCTTCAAACGGCCCCTTATTATGAAGTCGGTGTCGAACCGCTGACCGATATCGTCTCCAAGGAAGATCCGCTTGAGATCGAAGCCGCGGTTCGGACGGTGAAGGAGCAGATGGGAAAGATCGTCGGCTATGGAAAACTTCTTGTCCCCGACATCCTCTCCGTCATCGAAAATTTGGAAGACCCGGGCCGCCTTGCCGACATGATTGCCTCCCACCTCGGCCTGAAGGTCGAAACGGGCCAGACCGTTCTTGAGACGCTCGACCCGGTGAAACGCCTTCGCGAAATCGGCGACCTGCTGACAAAAGAGCTCGATGTCCTCTCGGTGCAGCAGAAAATCCAGGCCGAAGCAAAGGGAGAGATGGACCGCACCCAACGGGAATACTTCCTGCGCGAGCAGCTCAAAGCGATTCAAAAAGAGCTGGGGGAGACCGATGAGCGGGTCGAAGAGATTCAGGAATTTCGCACCAAGGTCGCCGACGCAAAGATGCCGGAGAAGGTCGCCAAGGAGGCGGAGCGGCAGGTAAAGCGGCTGGAGAAGATGCATCCCGATTCGGCGGAGGCCTCGACCGTTCGGACCTATCTCGAATGGTTGGTGGAGCTTCCCTGGGAGGTCACCACGAAAGACAACCTCGACCTCCACGCGGCAAAGAAGGTCTTGGATGAGGACCACTACGATCTGGAGCGGGTGAAGGATCGGATCCTGGAATACCTGGCCGTCCGAAAGATGAAAGAGAAGATGAAGGGGCCGATCCTCTGTTTCGTCGGGCCTCCCGGCGTCGGGAAGACCTCGCTCGGAAAATCGATCGCCCGCGCGCTGGGACGCGAGTTCGTCCGGATCTCGCTCGGCGGCATTCGGGACGAGGCGGAGATCCGCGGACACCGGCGGACTTATGTCGGCTCGCTCCCCGGACGGATCATCCAAGGGATCCGCCAGGCCGGCTCGAACAATCCGGTCTTTATGATGGACGAGATCGACAAGGTCGGGATGGACTTTCGCGGCGACCCCTCCGCCGCCTTGCTGGAGGTGCTCGATCCGGAGCAAAACCAGAGCTTTTCGGATCATTATCTCGGCGTCCCCTTCGACCTCTCGAACGTCATGTTCATCATGACCGCCAATCAGATCGATCCGATCCCGGCGCCGTTGCGAGACCGGATGGAAATAATCGATATTTCGGGATATACCACGGAGGAGAAGGTCGGCATCGCGCGAAACTTTCTCATCCCCCGACAGATGTCGGAGCATGGCGTCCCCGCCGACACCGTTGCCCTCTCGGACAAAGCGGTGGAGTTGATTGCCATGCAATACACCCACGAAGCGGGGGTCCGCAACCTCGAGCGGGAGATCGCGCATGTCCTTCGGAAGGTGGCCAGAAAGCTCGCCGAGGGGAGAGAGAAGCGCTACCGGATCAGCCCTGCGAACCTCCATCACTACCTCGGCATCCCCAAATTTCTTCCCGAAGCCGAACAGGAGAAAGATGAGGTCGGGGTCGCAACCGGATTGGCCTGGACGCCGGCCGGCGGCGACATTATTCGGATTGAGGCGACGTTGATGAAGGGCCGGGGCGGGCTCACCCTCACCGGGCACCTCGGCGACGTCATGAAAGAGTCGGCCCAGGCGGCCCTCTCCTACATCCGCTCGATGGAGAAGGGGATGGGAATCAAAGCCGACCTCTTCTCAAAGAACGACATCCACATTCATGTTCCGGCGGGGGCGATTCCGAAAGATGGCCCCTCGGCCGGAATTACCATGGCGACCGCATTGGCCTCGGTCCTTACCGGCAAAGCGATCCGCCGCGACGTCGCGATGACCGGCGAGGTGACCCTGCGGGGCCGGGTCCTTCCGATCGGCGGCCTCAAGGAGAAGCTCTTGGCGGCCAAACGGGCCGGGATGAAGACGGTGGTCCTCCCGAAGCGGAATGAAAAAGACCTCGAAGAGGTCCCCCGGCATATTCAACGGGGACTCGCTCTGGTTTTCGCCGATCACATGGACACTGTTCTGTCGACCGCCTTTCATCTGAAGAAACCGGCGCCGGAAGTGGCCAAGGCTCCGGCCAAGGCGGTAAAATCCCGTCGGCGGACCCGGATCGCGCAGACCGTCGCCACCCTCTAGCCAGCCCCTTCAAAGGAACGACATGGACCTCCGCCAACTCGGCGAGTTCGGGTTGATTGACCGGATTCAGAAGTGGTTTCCCCCGCCGGCCGCGACCGTGCCACTCGGCATCGGCGATGATGCGGCGGCGATCCGTACCGACCCCCGGCAATACCTCCTCCTCACCACAGACAGCCAGATCGAAGGGGTCCACTTCGATCTCTCCTTCTCCAGCCTCCAACAGGTCGGCTACAAATCGGTCATGGTAAACGTAAGCGACATCGCGGCAATGGGGGGAACGCCCCGTTATCTGCTGATTTCGCTCGGCCTCACCGACCGACAATCGGTGAGAGAGGTCGATCAGCTCTACCGCGGCATCCGGAAAGCAAGCCGTGAGGCGGGGCTCGACCTCCTCGGCGGGAATATCGCCGCGACACCCGGTCCTTTCTTTCTCTCCCCCACGCTGGTCGGCGAGGTGCCGAAAAAAGAGATGGTCACCCGTAGCGGGGCGCGGGAGGGAGATGCAATCTACGTCACCGGGACGCTCGGAGAGGCCGCCGCCGGACTCGCCCTCTTGAAAAAAGGGATTGAGGAACGGCGATTCACCCGGCTTCTCGGTCGCCATCGGACACCGCAGGCCCGATGGAAAGAAGGACGGCTTTTGGCACAAGAGCGGATCGCTTCGGCGATGATCGACCTCTCGGACGGGCTCGCCGCCGACCTTCGCCACCTCACCGATCAAAGCGGCGTCGGCGCTGAGTTAGAGGCCCATCTTCTGCCCCTCTCCGCGCGCCTGAAGGAAGTGGCTTTACAATTAGGTGCCGATCCGCTAGAGTATGGTTTAGCGGGTGGTGAAGATTACGAGCTTCTTTTTTCTGTTCCAATCCGGAAGATAAAGCGGCTGGAAGCGCTCATTAACGGTGGGCTGATTCAGGCGCGGCGGATCGGGTGGACAAGGTCTCGACGGCTCGGTTTGAAGCTAAAAGATTCCCAAGGCCGAACACGCCCCCTTGCTGCCGGCGGATGGGATCATCTCCGAAGGAACGGCGGGAATAGCGGATGGGATTGATTTCGAAGGTGAAGGAGCAGGCGCTGCGGGTGCTCTCGTTGAACGACACCCCCCACCGCATTGCCCTCGCCTTTGCCCTGGGCGTTTTTATCGCCTTCTCTCCTCTGCTCGGTCTTCACTTTTTTCTGGCCTTTTTATTAGCTTGGCTTTTCAATCTCAACCGGGTGGCAATTCTCTTCGGCGCCTTCGTCAACAATCCCTGGACCTTTACTCCGATTACACTTTCTTCCACCTGGTTTGGGATCGAGCTTTGCTGCAAGGCCCGCGAGATTCCGCCGATCAATTGGGAGAACATTACGATCTCCAATATGGCGGTGCAGCTGAAATCCTATTTTTTCCCTTTTGTGCTCGGATCGGTGTTGCTGGGACTGCTCTTTTCCATCATCGGCTATTTTTTGATGCTTTGGACGATCTCTCAATACCGAAAGATAAAAAAAACGAGATCGGCCGAGTCTTCCAGCACATCATAAACCCCTTTTCCCTTCCTCATTCGGATTATGTCAGATTGTGATGGATAAGCAATTCGATCAATTTCGCGCCTCCCTTCTCTATTGCAATAAA includes the following:
- the lon gene encoding endopeptidase La, giving the protein MIVPNHFDVGVFVPSKKSEKQRSEVPEKLPLLPVRDIVIFPHMVLPLFVGREISIKAIEAALAGNRMVLLAAQKSSEVEAPKPEDIYQVGTAGTIMRMLRLPDGRVKILVQGVAKARVRSFLQTAPYYEVGVEPLTDIVSKEDPLEIEAAVRTVKEQMGKIVGYGKLLVPDILSVIENLEDPGRLADMIASHLGLKVETGQTVLETLDPVKRLREIGDLLTKELDVLSVQQKIQAEAKGEMDRTQREYFLREQLKAIQKELGETDERVEEIQEFRTKVADAKMPEKVAKEAERQVKRLEKMHPDSAEASTVRTYLEWLVELPWEVTTKDNLDLHAAKKVLDEDHYDLERVKDRILEYLAVRKMKEKMKGPILCFVGPPGVGKTSLGKSIARALGREFVRISLGGIRDEAEIRGHRRTYVGSLPGRIIQGIRQAGSNNPVFMMDEIDKVGMDFRGDPSAALLEVLDPEQNQSFSDHYLGVPFDLSNVMFIMTANQIDPIPAPLRDRMEIIDISGYTTEEKVGIARNFLIPRQMSEHGVPADTVALSDKAVELIAMQYTHEAGVRNLEREIAHVLRKVARKLAEGREKRYRISPANLHHYLGIPKFLPEAEQEKDEVGVATGLAWTPAGGDIIRIEATLMKGRGGLTLTGHLGDVMKESAQAALSYIRSMEKGMGIKADLFSKNDIHIHVPAGAIPKDGPSAGITMATALASVLTGKAIRRDVAMTGEVTLRGRVLPIGGLKEKLLAAKRAGMKTVVLPKRNEKDLEEVPRHIQRGLALVFADHMDTVLSTAFHLKKPAPEVAKAPAKAVKSRRRTRIAQTVATL
- the thiL gene encoding thiamine-phosphate kinase translates to MDLRQLGEFGLIDRIQKWFPPPAATVPLGIGDDAAAIRTDPRQYLLLTTDSQIEGVHFDLSFSSLQQVGYKSVMVNVSDIAAMGGTPRYLLISLGLTDRQSVREVDQLYRGIRKASREAGLDLLGGNIAATPGPFFLSPTLVGEVPKKEMVTRSGAREGDAIYVTGTLGEAAAGLALLKKGIEERRFTRLLGRHRTPQARWKEGRLLAQERIASAMIDLSDGLAADLRHLTDQSGVGAELEAHLLPLSARLKEVALQLGADPLEYGLAGGEDYELLFSVPIRKIKRLEALINGGLIQARRIGWTRSRRLGLKLKDSQGRTRPLAAGGWDHLRRNGGNSGWD
- the galU gene encoding UTP--glucose-1-phosphate uridylyltransferase GalU, translating into MSARRITKAVIPAAGLGTRFLPATKASPKEMLPLVDKPLIQYVVEEAVAAGIQQIIIITGRGKRAIEDHFDISFELEETLRQNGKIELIESLRKISDMADFCYIRQRQALGLGHAILSAKNLVGDESFAVLLGDDIIDHRTSALQQMIDLYQKNPAPLIGVQRVPKADVRQYGIIQADAAVDGLYKIRDLIEKPTPKEAPSNLAVIGRYILTPEIFELLEKTKPGKNNEIQLTDALKELARIRTIYGYIIEGKRFDAGDKLGFLKATVEMGLKNPELGKEFKKYLKDLPL
- a CDS encoding DUF2062 domain-containing protein, giving the protein MGLISKVKEQALRVLSLNDTPHRIALAFALGVFIAFSPLLGLHFFLAFLLAWLFNLNRVAILFGAFVNNPWTFTPITLSSTWFGIELCCKAREIPPINWENITISNMAVQLKSYFFPFVLGSVLLGLLFSIIGYFLMLWTISQYRKIKKTRSAESSSTS